A genomic segment from Nicotiana tabacum cultivar K326 chromosome 7, ASM71507v2, whole genome shotgun sequence encodes:
- the LOC142162031 gene encoding uncharacterized protein LOC142162031 — METQSSEKQNDQMQTPKVNFDIPLHFTSGRNINRLDVPREQVPKVIPPQSNGSYVEQTAQQEEVVDIHVDSMETQVPDNDVVQPENQNSVIVTDVVRSHSGIPEEPTSEPVNYDQALHDKDADKWVVAMKSEIGFMYSNQVWDLIEPPDGVKPIGCK; from the exons ATGGAAACTCAGTCATCTGAAAAACAAAACGACCAGATGCAAACCCCAAAAGTCAATTTTGACATACCATTGCATTTTACTAGTGGGAGAAATATCAACAGACTTGATGTCCCACGTGAACAAGTGCCCAAAGTCATACCACCACAAAGTAATGGGAGTTATGTTGAGCAGACTGCACAACAGGAAGAAGTCGTTGATATTCATGTGGATAGCATGGAGACTCAGGTTCCTGATAATGATGTGGTTCAACCAGAAAATCAAAATAGTGTAATTGTAACTGATGTAGTGCGTAGTCATAGTGG GATCCCTGAGGAGCCTACTTCCGAACCTGTCAATTACGACCAAGCACTACATGATAAAGATGCCGATAAGTGGGTTGTTGCTATGAAATCAGAGATAGGGTTTATGTACTCTAATCAAGTCTGGGATCTTATAGAACCACCTGATGGGGTTAAACCCATTGGATGCAAGTGA